TTCCTAATCTTAGTAGAAAAGTTTCTGTGAAATTCACAAGTGCTACTTAGTTCCCCCTCCTTAAGTGGGACAGAATGGCAGAGTGGGCTGGAGTTGGGTGtttccattccccaccccccatgaaAGGTTAGAGCAAGCTGGAGCTGAGTATTTCCTTTTCCCAGATTGGTTAAGCTCTGTTAAAACTCCAATAGATTAGGTGTTGGTAAGATAGTTTCTCTTCAGTGAAGGCCTTCCCTTCTCTTCAGGGAAGAATagaacatgggatgcctgggtggctcagtggttgagcatctggcttcggctcagggtgtggtcctggagttgtgggatcaattcccatatcgggttccctatggggtgcctgcttctccctctacctatgtctctgcctctctctctgtatctctcctggataaacaaataaaatctttagaaggaggaggaggaagaggaagaggaggaaatgttTTGACATGTTGCAAAATggttccctttaaaaaaaaaaatggttccctttctcctcctttgcCAGAAGTGTAAGAGGactttttccttaatatttactGTGAAAACCTGGTCAAGCTGCTGGGGGTAAAATTCACTAAAGTGTATGGACCTCCCTAAGATTGGATACCTTAAGAGTTTGTAATCTCTTAGACTTATCCACACTGAAcctccagcaattcatcaattACAATTCAGATTTACCTATCCTTGTTCTGGTTCCTGCAGGGATTTGTGCTCTGTTAAgctgtgattctctgtatttatcTTTCCATCTCTCCAATTTTGAGAGCCACATTTTGCCTTGcaatttcatttccctgatgaaccTAAGAAGAgttgttaatttttcagtttgtttagcTTTCTACTTTTTGTTATAATGGAGTGATCACCTCCAAGCCCCTTGCATGCTAAACTAGAAACTAAAAgtccactctttctttttttaaaatcttttaaaattttcactcaATCAATAAGCATTTCCTGAATCATTATTATGTTacaagcactgtgctaggtatcAAGTATATACAACTGAATAGGATAAGTCCTTGCTGCTGAAGTTCACAGACCAAAAGGAAATAGATGACAATTATAATACTATGTATAAAGGTTATGAAAGAAGTAAGCACAGAGTGCTGCAGGAGCACAAAATCGGGACTGAGAGCTGAATTGAGAGAAGGCTTCCCCAAAAGGTTAGATTGAAATGAATCTTGACTAATGTTAAGccagacaaaaataaaatgggaaatgtgACAGATACTATGTGCAAGGTAGGTACCTTTGCACCATGTGCAAAGGAACAACCAAGGTGGGTTTTCTTACAACTGCAAGAAAGATAACGTTGTTGAGAGCACAAGGGAAcgtggagggagagaatgagccTAAATGTCACTAGACTTTCTACTTCATGAAAATAAGGACCATGttcagcaggaaacagatggcttGCTCAAACAAGTTAATCTGGGAGAGTTAAGAGACTATTTATATAAAGTCCTCTTTGAACTGAAAAGGATTTGGGGAAACCATCAGTGAAGAGTTATTACCATTCCTAAGCCTCATCACTTAAGTAGAAGGAGCAGTTAACAGAACAAAAAAAGGTGGCTTTATGGAGAAGGCTGCCTGTGAGGAACTCTACTTTAGGTAAAAGAACGCAGACAAACCTCAGTAATCTGGCAAGGAAAGAACCAATGAATAAACACACAGATCTCTGGACACCCAAACTTCTGCCCATGCCTGCCATTAGTTGAATCTAATCAGAAACTGGATGGCAAGGGAACCCATTGATGTAGTCCATATCAGTCAGCCTGTTTGAACAAGGATGTAGAGGGGGATCCAAAGGGACGTGTGAAAGATACCCAACACATCGCTGCACCCTCATACCTACTACCacacctggcacagaggaggtgATTGAATGAAATTGGATAGCAAGCAGAAACGTGATCTTCCTGGGTTTAATCAATTCATGCTAACAAGTTAGGATCTTACCTCATAGCAGCGGGGTGCCATCAGAGCATTTTAAGGATAGGAAAGACACATCagatgtgcatttaaaaaaaagattttatttatttattcatgagagacacacacacacacacagagaggcagagacacaggcagagggagaaggaggctccatgcaggaagcctgacgtgggactccatcctgggtctccaggatcacgccctgggctgaaggcggcgctaaaccgctgggccacctgcaCTGCCCCCAGATGTGCATTTTAGAGGCAATTTTGTCGAGAATAAAATGAAGTCTTGTAGCAGAGGTACGAGGTAAAAAGCTGTTATAGCAACCTAGAACAGAGATGACAACAAGATGttctaagaaagaagaaacagaaacacaagATGGGCTTGAGAACATTAAAGAGTTGGTattgggagatccctgggtggctcagcagtttagcgcctgcctttggcccagggtgtgatcctggagtcccaggattgagtcccgcatccggcttcctgcatggagcctgcttcttcctctgcctgtgtctctgcctctctctccatgtctatcatgaataaataaataaaatctttttaaaaaaagagttggtaTTGTCAGGACATGTTGGATTAACTGGCAAGAGATAAGGGCACAAGAAGGAGGGTAGGATGAAGAGAAAAGATGCCTGCATTTCTCAATGACCTCTTGAGTGTGATGTGTCTGTGAGACACCTGGGTTTGGCGGGCAGTTTGCCATAGGTGTCTGGAGCTCGACAAGCACCTGGATAGGAGAAAGGGATTGGACCAGATTGAGCAAATGAGACAGAGACACTGTACACTTCCTGTTAGTTCTGTTTCCTACGGTGGGGGAGGGGTAGGAAGGTGTGTTAGGTTCTATGGCAGTTGAGAAAAGCAGTGAGCCAGAAACTGGgttggaaagaagggaaagaaatgcCATGGCCTTCCACAGTATTTACAATTCTGGCATCCTGGGTTACCCAACATACAGGGTGAGGAAGCCTTTTGTAGGCTAGGTAGTGGTGGGGTCCTTTGGCAGGAAGTAGCTCGTCTATGGCATGGGGAAATTACAAGGTAGGAGAGGCAAAGATCACTccatcttttttaatttaactggGGACAGGTTAAAAAGGGATATATTTTAAGGGTTGTGGGAGACTCTAGAgccagaggagaaaaagaatctgaagcatGGAGGGAGGAGGAGTTCCCACCCAGTAGAGGACCCAGGGGTTGTCTTTTCTGTGAGTGGAGATGGAGATGCCTGAGATGACATTCCTTTCATGAtgtcctcctcccttccctatCACAGCCAATTCTCCCCTACCGTATGCACCACTTCTCTTCTCTGTCACCATACCAGCTAGAGCTTCTGGAGAAGACTCGAAACTACATTCGCATGTTCTGTGCTGGCCTCTTGGGCTTCATCTTTGTCCTGCTGATCTGCTTGTCCCCTTTGCGTTGGGTGAAGTTCATTGTAATAAAAGACAAGAAGAGGTTCTTTGCAGGGCTCTGGACCGTGTGTCACCATGATCTCTGCTGGAGCCATGTGCCAAGGGCACCCTGTGAGTGCCTTCCAATCCAAGACCCCCTCCTTTGGTAGATTTGCCCAGATCCTCCACAGCtcacctctctccctttctccttcccacaATTGTgccccttctttcctcccctttTCACAAGCATGTGAGGATAACTCCTCTGAACAGAGGAGATTTACCCAGGTTTGCCTTGACTAGACTTCCCCAGTGACTTAAAAGCCACAAATCCTTAATTATTGAAAGCTAATGTCTAGTAACCTTTGCTTTTTCTTACCTTTGCCCTCAGAACCTcctaggaaaaagaaatattagtcaTCTGCACCTGAATATGAAAGTTACCTCATAATATACCTCTCAAGGCTATAGTTATAATTTCAACTTTTCACTCATTGTGGaaaaaatttctttccttgttaGAGGAATTCCACATGTCAATGAGGAGATGGAAAGAGGGTCTTTACTGGTGCCTGTGAAGCCACCCACTTGGCGGCTCCTTATTCTGACTCCATTACATGTAAGACATGCCCTAATACTGTCCCCCTTTGTCCCTCAATCCCTTCCCTAGACCCGGTCTACCCTTATTTAAGGGCAGGTCACCTAAGCTTCAgccaaatttctccttttctgcttttcctggcAGATTACCTCCAATTCTCCAGGgccttctctctcatctctgccCTCATCatcctcattattattatatgGCTCAGCATCTCTCTCACCAAAGGGCCAGGACACAAAAACTACATAGATCTGGGCATGTCCATCTTCTCTTTCATCTCAGGTACATGATGATGTTGGAAAAGTTTGTCCCTGGAGTtcttgtatttcttctctttctgtgccGTTTTCACTTATTTTACTAAGTTGTCCCTGCCTCACGTGAATACTGCTGTCACAGGACGGTGTCTCCTCCCAAAAGGAAGAAAGCTTTTGATAAGCTTTTACTCCTTATGTGGCTCTGCCTCTTAAGGAGGGGACCTTGAAGAGATTATGCTTAGCCCAATGGAAACATCTCTAGGAGTTGTTATCTGATGGACTAGTAGAGGAGATATCATAGGCTGGAGGCCCTCTGGCACCCCCAAAATTACTGTGTAGCTAGCTAGCTACCTGTTCTATTGGTCTTTTCTATAGGCTCCCCTCTGAAAATCTTATTCCAGTCAAAGCAGAAGCCTTTTGCTCTCCCATCTTAGTTGATTGCCATTGGGGTATTCCCATGACCACTGGCGTGTAATAGGCCTCCATGACATCATTGAGATGGTTTGGGCGATAAGGAAGTgcaaagagagggaagaaggtgGAACGGGAGGGATGTCAGAAGGAGGGTTATAATGAGTAGTGATAGCGTACATTCTGATCCCAGGTACCTGCCTAttcctctgcctcattttgttcctGATGCAAGTGAAATTGTACAGTAAGAACATCTTGGAGCCCCATTTCCTGTTAGTCTACCACCTCAATTGGTGGGGCAGTGTCTTCTACATGATAGCTGGTGAGTTAATGCTCCTGTAAACAATGAAGGCACAGAAAAGGCATTTCTACATGGTTGGTCCCAAcgctctctcttttgctttctttttgtttaacaTATTAGAATATCATAATTTGGAAGGGCTCTACAAGAGTTATTTCCATGTCAATGAACAATTCTTAAGAGCAAGTCCTTCTAATTGatctaaaacatcttttttttttttaaattttatttattcatgagagacacagagggaggggtgcagagacacgagcagagggagaagcaggctccatgcagggagccccatgtgggactccatctggggtctccaggatcacgccctgggcagaaggcggcactaaacttctgagccacccaggctgccctaaaacatCTTTTTTATGATACCTGTTCCTACATAGATTGGAGCAAGATTCAGGAAGTAGAGCAAGAAGGCGAAGACATTAACTGAGCTATTCCTTTCAGAACAGTTCTTAAATTCCCCTCTCCTTTAATCATATCAATAGTCTCTCCATCTTTATGGATCTCTAAAATAAAGCTTCAACATGCGACATATGTTCCTCTGTCATATTACCAATATAAAGCAGAGTGGTAACACAGGATTTTGGCCTTTATAACACTTCTCCTTTCATTCTTCTAAgtcatacaattatttttattcactaatTAACAGTGGTCTCCAATTCATTGCATCACACACCCTGTTAGTAAAACACTTCTCAGCAAGCATTCCCAAAAAgacatatgtttatttataaaatatgtatacatattgtcattaatatattcattacatttaaaatatactcaaaaatagaactgaaaataagatttgctaaaaatatcagaaaaaaatccctACTATTTTCTTCCTGTGCCCCAATGAATTGGCTTACATACCCCTTGGGAAACACTGTACTGCAGAAAAGCTGGGATCAATGCTTTGAATCCCAGGTTCCTAAAGATAATGAACAGGGTATTCAGAAATGTATTGTATATCAAATTCTATTATAATTAGGTTCAGTGCATCAGGGGTGTTTAATgtcttaagattttatctattactAATCCACAATGCTGAccctgatcttttctttttttctctagggTTCCTCTCTGGACTCAATCACATAAGTTCTCGGGTTACCCCTCCTGATCAAAATCTCCTTGTGATCCCTTTAACAAGAACAAGGATAGGAAATATAGGCTCAGTACAACTGGGGCTAACTGAAACAAATGAAGGTGTTTCTACATGGATGAATCAGGAACCAAAAAGGCAGTCAGGTTCAGTGGTACAACCAAGGGTCCATATAACAGGGACTCAAGCAGAGGTAGGGACTCAGACAGAGCCAGTGACTCAGACGTCAGTAACCCAAAAAGTGCTACAAACTCAGACT
This region of Canis lupus baileyi chromosome 32, mCanLup2.hap1, whole genome shotgun sequence genomic DNA includes:
- the LOC140623243 gene encoding transmembrane protein 202-like isoform X2; this translates as MAWGNYKPILPYRMHHFSSLSPYQLELLEKTRNYIRMFCAGLLGFIFVLLICLSPLRWVKFIVIKDKKRFFAGLWTVCHHDLCWSHVPRAPYYLQFSRAFSLISALIILIIIIWLSISLTKGPGHKNYIDLGMSIFSFISGTCLFLCLILFLMQVKLYSKNILEPHFLLVYHLNWWGSVFYMIAGFLSGLNHISSRVTPPDQNLLVIPLTRTRIGNIGSVQLGLTETNEGVSTWMNQEPKRQSGSVVQPRVHITGTQAEVGTQTEPVTQTSVTQKVLQTQTEPEVQAESTTQMEPEIGNESVIRDGLTTPRFNTEIESIDTVELRLEAEIIGSVTGDKLSNSLEVNENRMTEVRDYEDKE
- the LOC140623243 gene encoding transmembrane protein 202-like isoform X1 — its product is MAVEKSSEPETGLERRERNAMAFHSIYNSGILGYPTYRPILPYRMHHFSSLSPYQLELLEKTRNYIRMFCAGLLGFIFVLLICLSPLRWVKFIVIKDKKRFFAGLWTVCHHDLCWSHVPRAPYYLQFSRAFSLISALIILIIIIWLSISLTKGPGHKNYIDLGMSIFSFISGTCLFLCLILFLMQVKLYSKNILEPHFLLVYHLNWWGSVFYMIAGFLSGLNHISSRVTPPDQNLLVIPLTRTRIGNIGSVQLGLTETNEGVSTWMNQEPKRQSGSVVQPRVHITGTQAEVGTQTEPVTQTSVTQKVLQTQTEPEVQAESTTQMEPEIGNESVIRDGLTTPRFNTEIESIDTVELRLEAEIIGSVTGDKLSNSLEVNENRMTEVRDYEDKE
- the LOC140623243 gene encoding transmembrane protein 202-like isoform X3 → MAVEKSSEPETGLERRERNAMAFHSIYNSGILGYPTYRPILPYRMHHFSSLSPYQLELLEKTRNYIRMFCAGLLGFIFVLLICLSPLRWVKFIVIKDKKRFFAGLWTVCHHDLCWSHVPRAPCTCLFLCLILFLMQVKLYSKNILEPHFLLVYHLNWWGSVFYMIAGFLSGLNHISSRVTPPDQNLLVIPLTRTRIGNIGSVQLGLTETNEGVSTWMNQEPKRQSGSVVQPRVHITGTQAEVGTQTEPVTQTSVTQKVLQTQTEPEVQAESTTQMEPEIGNESVIRDGLTTPRFNTEIESIDTVELRLEAEIIGSVTGDKLSNSLEVNENRMTEVRDYEDKE